From the genome of Eucalyptus grandis isolate ANBG69807.140 chromosome 2, ASM1654582v1, whole genome shotgun sequence, one region includes:
- the LOC120290971 gene encoding protein TIFY 5A-like, translated as MKRSFDLELRLQPHSVTDFLAASEAAPSSSSSGSAECSPEEQRKLTIFYDGKVCASTVTELQARAIILLANREMEERSSKTPTGSEPSTPSVRSQPSTPNLQAQVYSSTGLSMKRSLQRFLQKRQHRSQATSPYYHHY; from the exons ATGAAGAGGAGCTTCGATCTAGAGCTGCGGCTCCAGCCGCACTCCGTCACCGACTTCCTGGCGGCGTCGGAGGCGGCGccgtcgtcgtcctcgtcgGGATCTGCCGAGTGCTCGCCCGAGGAGCAGCGGAAGCTGACCATATTCTACGACGGCAAGGTCTGCGCCTCCACCGTCACTGAGCTGCAG GCTAGAGCGATAATTCTGCTTGCAAAcagagagatggaggagaggagcAGCAAGACTCCGACCGGCTCGGAGCCCTCAACGCCGAGCGTGCGGTCGCAGCCCTCGACGCCCAATTTGCAGGCGCAGGTCTACAGCTCCACGGGCCTCTCCATGAAGAGATCACTGCAGAGATTCCTGCAGAAGCGGCAGCACCGGAGCCAAGCCACCTCTCCTTATTATCACCATTATTAG